One genomic window of Cololabis saira isolate AMF1-May2022 chromosome 3, fColSai1.1, whole genome shotgun sequence includes the following:
- the LOC133440736 gene encoding zinc finger protein 3 homolog: MGEKLYVCKTCGKSYRQNSSLVIHSRTHTGERPYLCNTCGKTFTTLSNLKRHITMHMGEKPYTCKTCGKSYTERSSLVVHSRTHTGEMPYICKTCGKSYRQHSHLVVHSRIHTGERPYLCNTCNKTFTESSTLKRHITTHMGEKPYNCKTCGKSYRLRSTLVIHSRIHTGERPYLCNTCGKTFTNLPDLNCHITTHMGEKRFLCKTCNKGFSRRIYLLSHMKNHPEEKSGDS, encoded by the coding sequence ATGGGCGAGAAGCTCTACGTCTGCAAAacgtgtggaaaaagttacaggcaaaATTCCagcctggtgattcactcgaggacccacactggcgaaaggccgtacctttgcaacacctgcggcaaaacctttactacatTATCaaatcttaaacggcacataaccatgcacatgggcgagaagccctacacttgcaaaacatgtggaaaaagttacacagaacGTTCCAGCCTGGTGGtccactcgaggacccacacgggcgagatgccctacatctgcaaaacatgtggaaagagttacaGGCAACATTCccacctggtggttcactcgaggatccacacgggcgaaaggccgtacctgtgcaacacctgcaacaaaacctttactgaatcatcaactcttaaacggcacattACCACGCAcatgggcgagaagccctacaactgcaaaacatgtggaaaaagttacaggctacgttccaccctggtgattcactcgaggatccacacgggcgaaaggccgtacctgtgcaacacctgcggaaaaacctttactaatttACCGGATCTTAACtgccacataaccacacacatgGGCGAGAAGCGATttttgtgcaagacgtgcaacaaaggttttagccgcagaatttatttgctgagtcacatgaaaaatcacccggaggagaagtctggtgactcgtga